The following coding sequences lie in one Heyndrickxia oleronia genomic window:
- a CDS encoding YoaK family protein — protein sequence MKNKRRMIPSLSSNSVFLGILLAIVGGFLDAYTYVSRDGVFANAQTGNMVLLGIRAAQGEWKETVRFIPPILAFILGVLVAETVKIPRVRAIVYSYRRFVLILECIVLFIVGALPESVPNMVVTVCIAFVSSMQISTFNKLDKWNYNSTVTTGNLRTATQAAYSAIVERDQEAKNQFKEFISIILCFLLGALTGTYLTMHIGDRAIWIASALLIISILLYHSHKGYFRRSKKAMKLDER from the coding sequence ATGAAAAATAAAAGAAGGATGATTCCATCGTTGTCGTCGAATTCGGTTTTTTTAGGGATTTTGCTGGCGATTGTTGGTGGGTTTTTGGATGCTTATACGTATGTGAGTAGGGATGGAGTTTTTGCGAATGCTCAGACGGGAAATATGGTTCTTTTGGGAATAAGGGCTGCACAAGGGGAGTGGAAGGAGACGGTGCGATTTATTCCCCCTATTCTAGCTTTTATTCTCGGTGTTTTAGTGGCTGAAACGGTTAAGATTCCACGCGTACGGGCAATCGTGTATAGTTATCGACGCTTTGTATTAATTTTGGAATGTATCGTTCTATTCATCGTTGGAGCATTGCCTGAAAGTGTACCCAATATGGTTGTAACCGTATGTATCGCATTTGTCTCATCGATGCAGATTTCCACATTTAATAAGCTGGATAAATGGAACTATAATTCGACAGTAACTACAGGAAATCTTCGTACTGCAACACAAGCAGCATACTCAGCAATCGTTGAACGTGATCAGGAAGCGAAAAACCAGTTTAAAGAATTCATTTCAATTATTCTTTGTTTCCTCCTTGGTGCATTAACAGGAACATATTTGACTATGCATATAGGGGATCGAGCTATTTGGATTGCCTCCGCCCTACTCATTATCTCTATTCTCCTGTATCACAGTCATAAAGGATATTTTAGAAGGAGTAAAAAAGCAATGAAATTGGATGAAAGATGA
- a CDS encoding chromate transporter, producing the protein MKIESWDWMKKNWSLLFQLFWVFFKIGPVTFGGGYAMIPLIEREVVKKRKWVEIEEVSDMFALSGTAPGAIAVNAATFIGHKIAGVRGAIAAMIGVLLPTFLIVMLLNIIFVSFEGNPHVKAAFLGIRAAVVALIAYAAIKIARTSILDKSTFILMIVMVIMMLVFHWHPIFVIVTGALLGIMIVKVKELMNIPVRLDHNPEKNKESIYDVPNEEMRT; encoded by the coding sequence ATGAAAATAGAAAGCTGGGATTGGATGAAAAAAAATTGGTCCTTACTTTTTCAATTGTTCTGGGTGTTTTTTAAAATTGGACCAGTTACATTTGGAGGCGGCTATGCCATGATTCCTTTAATTGAAAGGGAAGTGGTGAAAAAGAGGAAATGGGTAGAAATTGAAGAAGTGTCTGATATGTTTGCCCTTTCAGGTACGGCTCCCGGTGCAATCGCAGTGAATGCAGCCACATTTATTGGCCATAAGATTGCAGGGGTACGTGGAGCAATTGCTGCAATGATTGGAGTTTTACTTCCAACCTTTCTCATTGTGATGCTTCTTAATATTATTTTTGTTTCTTTTGAAGGAAATCCTCATGTAAAAGCAGCGTTTTTAGGGATCAGAGCAGCAGTTGTAGCTTTGATAGCTTATGCGGCAATCAAAATTGCACGAACTTCCATCCTTGATAAATCTACCTTCATCTTAATGATTGTGATGGTCATTATGATGCTTGTATTCCATTGGCATCCTATTTTTGTTATTGTTACAGGTGCATTATTGGGAATTATGATTGTAAAAGTCAAGGAATTAATGAATATACCGGTTCGATTAGACCACAATCCAGAAAAAAACAAAGAATCTATATATGACGTACCGAATGAGGAAATGAGGACGTAG
- a CDS encoding ROK family protein: MANYLAIDIGGTFIKYAFMDDKKGLYGHQQIETKENIDDAILKQIEAIIASSLQHTSIHGVGISTAGIVDRVKGEIIYAGPTIKHYRGTEFKRRLFEIFQLPVHVENDVNAALLGEIWQGAAKKQNQVYCITLGTGIGGAYFHHHIIDGFHHQANSVGYLLFDPMTKTNYEMRASTSALNKGIKEEFGEGVSTKEVFTRAKQGDVLCVSIIEDWSKEVAKGLAQIILLIDPKCILIGGGISRQGDYLLHHIQKQLHLFLPDDFLKTELKTAQLYNDAALYGAVYPFFKE, encoded by the coding sequence ATGGCTAATTATTTAGCAATCGATATTGGTGGTACCTTTATTAAATATGCATTCATGGATGATAAAAAGGGCTTGTATGGTCATCAGCAAATAGAAACGAAGGAAAATATCGATGATGCGATTCTTAAACAAATTGAAGCAATCATAGCATCATCACTTCAGCATACATCTATTCATGGTGTAGGAATCAGTACTGCAGGAATTGTTGATCGGGTGAAGGGAGAAATCATCTACGCTGGTCCTACAATTAAGCATTATAGAGGCACTGAATTTAAGCGTAGACTTTTTGAAATTTTTCAGCTCCCTGTGCATGTAGAAAATGATGTAAACGCTGCGCTTCTAGGGGAAATTTGGCAGGGAGCTGCAAAAAAACAAAATCAAGTATATTGTATAACTTTAGGAACTGGGATTGGTGGTGCATATTTTCATCATCACATCATTGATGGCTTTCATCACCAGGCAAATTCTGTCGGATATTTATTATTCGATCCGATGACAAAAACAAATTATGAAATGAGAGCGTCCACTTCTGCTTTAAATAAAGGAATAAAAGAGGAATTTGGTGAAGGAGTATCTACGAAAGAAGTGTTCACTAGAGCTAAACAAGGAGATGTTCTATGTGTCTCCATTATAGAAGATTGGAGCAAGGAAGTAGCCAAGGGTTTAGCACAAATCATTTTATTAATTGATCCTAAGTGCATTTTAATTGGAGGAGGAATCTCTCGCCAAGGTGACTATTTATTACACCATATACAAAAACAACTTCACCTATTTTTACCTGATGATTTTCTGAAAACTGAGCTCAAAACTGCGCAGCTCTACAATGATGCTGCATTATATGGTGCGGTTTATCCGTTTTTTAAAGAGTAA
- a CDS encoding VWA domain-containing protein: MKKFFYGMMLLTLLLAACSKDASQQQETEKGKKQPAEPKQEEKLANEYKPKEVKYFDIKMPDRELSEMEKELLRYPGKYSGDQYDEEKVKEALDQLPEDLTKEEYMEELKFLLTEDYHKEMETLLNFNSNVDVSVDRPDETVNIPGMRTAHYAILIDASGSMNASVGGKTRMQVAKEAVLEFAEQIPENATISMRVYGHKGSGSDSDKKMSCSSSENLYSGRFEKSKFNQSLNKVKPAGWTPIALALEKVKEDIPENTDDMIVYVVSDGIETCNGDPVKAAKDLVTSDIQTVVNIIGFDVDNEGQKLLENVASAGNGEFTYVQSERDLKRYLRAQYEEIQQAWLDWKEEGKAKSLEIKEEKKALAQSTKESMKEKSTREKERMKLAREYLKERFDDYDHPTRQLYSDIVDYGNEKWQYAVDTGNLMWRESVDNGNDEWRKFVDEGNKKISETIDKKNGN; this comes from the coding sequence ATGAAGAAATTTTTTTATGGGATGATGTTATTAACTTTACTGTTAGCTGCATGTTCGAAGGATGCTTCGCAACAGCAGGAGACAGAGAAAGGGAAGAAACAACCCGCCGAACCGAAGCAAGAAGAAAAATTAGCAAATGAATATAAACCAAAGGAAGTAAAGTATTTTGATATTAAGATGCCTGATCGTGAGTTATCAGAGATGGAAAAAGAGTTATTGCGATATCCTGGGAAGTATAGCGGCGATCAATATGATGAGGAAAAAGTTAAAGAAGCGCTAGATCAATTGCCTGAGGATTTAACGAAGGAAGAGTATATGGAGGAGTTAAAGTTTTTATTAACAGAGGATTATCATAAAGAAATGGAAACATTACTTAACTTTAATTCAAATGTTGATGTTTCTGTTGATCGACCAGATGAGACAGTTAACATACCTGGTATGAGAACAGCACATTATGCAATTTTAATAGATGCTAGTGGTAGTATGAATGCCTCTGTTGGAGGTAAAACAAGAATGCAAGTAGCAAAGGAGGCTGTTCTTGAATTTGCTGAACAAATTCCGGAGAACGCAACTATTTCAATGCGTGTGTATGGTCATAAAGGTTCTGGAAGTGATTCAGATAAAAAAATGTCATGTAGCAGTTCGGAAAATTTGTATAGTGGGCGTTTTGAAAAGTCAAAATTTAACCAGTCATTAAATAAAGTAAAACCTGCAGGCTGGACGCCTATTGCTCTCGCATTAGAAAAGGTAAAAGAGGACATTCCAGAAAATACAGATGATATGATTGTATACGTAGTAAGCGATGGGATTGAGACTTGTAATGGTGATCCAGTAAAAGCGGCAAAGGATTTAGTTACATCTGATATTCAAACTGTTGTAAATATTATTGGGTTTGACGTAGATAATGAAGGACAAAAATTATTGGAAAATGTTGCGAGTGCTGGAAATGGTGAATTTACGTATGTGCAATCTGAACGTGATTTGAAAAGGTATTTAAGAGCCCAGTATGAAGAAATCCAGCAGGCTTGGCTGGACTGGAAAGAAGAAGGAAAAGCAAAGTCATTAGAAATAAAAGAAGAGAAAAAAGCATTAGCTCAAAGTACAAAAGAAAGCATGAAGGAAAAGAGTACACGTGAAAAAGAACGGATGAAGCTAGCAAGGGAATATTTAAAAGAAAGATTTGATGATTATGATCATCCTACTCGCCAACTATATTCTGATATAGTCGATTATGGAAATGAAAAATGGCAATATGCCGTTGACACAGGCAACCTCATGTGGAGAGAAAGCGTAGATAACGGAAACGATGAATGGAGAAAATTCGTCGATGAAGGAAACAAAAAAATTAGTGAAACAATTGATAAGAAAAATGGAAATTAG
- a CDS encoding chromate transporter, translating into MLFSLFTLFLLIGAVSFGGGYAMIPVIGAEVTKKAWLTTTEYTDIVALAGMTPGSIASNSATAVGYKVAGIPGAIVSSIAITLPSIIFVLIIALFFYKINQNKLLQSAFYGLRPIVTSLIIYAAIHFAIENGVISLHVSWHMVSLFLLFLASLVGLSYFKIHPTLVILFAGIIGIIIF; encoded by the coding sequence ATGTTATTTTCATTATTTACCCTATTCCTATTAATTGGAGCCGTTTCATTTGGTGGGGGTTACGCAATGATCCCAGTAATAGGGGCAGAGGTAACAAAAAAAGCATGGTTAACCACAACTGAATATACCGATATCGTTGCTCTTGCGGGAATGACACCAGGATCCATTGCATCAAACAGTGCCACAGCGGTTGGATATAAGGTTGCAGGAATTCCTGGGGCTATCGTATCATCAATCGCCATCACTCTTCCATCGATTATTTTTGTATTAATCATTGCTCTGTTTTTTTATAAAATTAATCAAAATAAACTTTTGCAATCTGCATTCTATGGATTGCGCCCGATTGTAACAAGCTTGATTATTTATGCAGCCATTCATTTTGCTATAGAAAACGGCGTGATTTCACTCCATGTATCTTGGCACATGGTCAGTTTATTTCTCCTCTTTCTTGCATCATTAGTGGGCCTGTCCTATTTCAAAATACATCCAACTCTTGTTATATTATTCGCGGGGATTATTGGAATAATCATTTTTTGA
- a CDS encoding transposase — MARKPRIWFEGAMYHITSRGNRQSALFYDNKDRVVYLKLLEEVRSYYPFILHSYCLMTNHIHLQLETIKHHPQYIMQMLNSRYAIYFNKRHELVGHVFQGRYGSEIIDSIVYQLEVSRYIHLNPVDAKIVHAPEDYRWSSYAAYTSNNTNPHVTTSKILSYFSHPQKENYRKYVEIKKDLLKSL, encoded by the coding sequence GTGGCTAGAAAGCCTCGTATTTGGTTTGAAGGGGCGATGTATCATATTACGAGTAGGGGGAACCGACAATCTGCATTATTTTATGATAATAAAGATCGAGTGGTTTATTTAAAACTATTAGAAGAAGTTCGAAGTTATTATCCATTTATTCTTCATTCATATTGCCTAATGACCAATCATATTCATCTCCAATTAGAAACCATCAAGCATCATCCTCAGTATATAATGCAAATGCTCAATTCCAGATATGCCATTTATTTTAATAAGCGTCATGAACTTGTAGGACATGTTTTTCAAGGGCGCTATGGTTCAGAAATCATTGATTCGATCGTTTACCAATTAGAGGTGAGCAGATATATCCATTTAAATCCTGTTGATGCGAAAATAGTTCACGCCCCTGAAGATTATCGGTGGAGCAGCTATGCAGCTTATACTTCAAATAATACAAATCCGCATGTCACCACTAGTAAAATATTATCCTACTTTTCTCACCCACAAAAAGAAAATTACCGTAAGTACGTTGAGATAAAAAAAGATCTATTGAAATCACTTTAA
- a CDS encoding PA2928 family protein yields the protein MFFINLFKGWFLRGWFFFDLVVGILYFILFILISFWLYRMIKNKLAGKGSFRRGFSLLGILLIIYFTVGSFVLLIFNGAGRHVDVKAESPTLTIQKNGKSLVVNKVSVKVPNGQSNGISTSVSSFEFIAVNSDTGIKEWTKKSNWQDYVLGQTNNEMIVINPKKKKLSFIDLLTGKETMTEKELYQKVPELKGNLSYEFTDYFIDKKKDMYIYGLDNHYYKLDLQNYTLKEDDSYKKIVNDHTFDHSFFQKGSLPVSSANENDQKELMNTLNEINSHFINLSILAYDSKESIAYISYQTKRNEQSLTLSKVNLQSKKINWSTTVETNNEVMGYIENNDLFIQSAGNLYRISLKDGKLHFKYEYLWNKSV from the coding sequence ATGTTTTTCATTAACCTGTTTAAAGGTTGGTTTTTAAGGGGTTGGTTTTTCTTTGATCTTGTAGTGGGGATTCTTTATTTTATATTATTTATATTAATCTCATTTTGGCTATACCGAATGATAAAAAATAAACTGGCTGGTAAAGGAAGTTTTAGGCGTGGATTTTCACTATTAGGGATCTTGCTGATTATCTATTTTACAGTTGGATCTTTTGTCCTATTAATTTTTAATGGGGCTGGTCGTCATGTTGATGTCAAAGCCGAATCTCCGACATTAACTATACAAAAAAATGGGAAATCCTTGGTTGTAAACAAGGTTTCCGTAAAAGTCCCCAATGGACAATCGAATGGCATTTCGACTAGTGTATCATCCTTTGAATTTATCGCCGTTAATAGCGATACAGGAATAAAAGAATGGACAAAAAAATCAAACTGGCAAGACTATGTACTTGGTCAAACCAATAATGAAATGATTGTCATAAATCCAAAGAAAAAGAAGCTTTCCTTTATAGACCTATTGACCGGAAAAGAAACGATGACAGAAAAAGAACTCTATCAAAAAGTTCCTGAATTAAAAGGTAATTTAAGTTATGAGTTTACTGATTATTTTATCGATAAAAAGAAAGATATGTACATCTATGGGTTAGATAATCACTATTACAAACTGGATCTACAAAACTATACTTTAAAGGAAGACGACAGTTATAAAAAAATTGTTAATGATCATACCTTCGATCATTCATTTTTTCAAAAAGGCAGTTTGCCTGTGTCTTCCGCCAATGAGAATGATCAAAAAGAACTTATGAATACTTTGAATGAAATCAATAGTCATTTTATTAATCTATCAATCTTAGCTTATGATTCAAAAGAATCCATTGCCTATATATCCTATCAAACAAAACGGAATGAACAGTCACTTACCCTTTCAAAAGTGAACCTTCAAAGTAAAAAAATAAATTGGTCGACAACTGTCGAAACCAATAATGAAGTCATGGGATATATCGAGAATAATGATCTATTTATACAAAGCGCTGGAAATCTCTACCGCATTTCACTAAAAGACGGAAAGCTGCACTTCAAATACGAATATCTTTGGAATAAGTCCGTGTGA
- a CDS encoding LamB/YcsF family protein yields the protein MSMIDLNCDMGESFGAYKMGTDEEILNYITSANIACGFHAGDPTTMRKTVTMALERNVGIGVHPGLPDLVGFGRRTMDISPQEAYDLIVYQIGAVYAFTKAEGGKLQHVKPHGALYNMAAKSPSLSEAIAEAIYKVDPELILFGLAGGELVKAGKKIGLRSASEVFSDRTYQEDGSLTSRREENALIHDQEVAVNQVIRIVKEGKVKSLQGVDVSIQAHTVCIHGDGQNALQFAKYISTSLQNAGITIAKISNFLGV from the coding sequence ATGTCTATGATTGATTTAAATTGTGATATGGGAGAGAGCTTTGGAGCTTACAAAATGGGAACAGATGAGGAAATTCTTAATTATATTACTTCTGCCAATATTGCTTGTGGGTTCCATGCAGGAGACCCCACTACAATGAGAAAAACAGTGACGATGGCTTTAGAACGCAATGTAGGGATTGGCGTTCATCCTGGTTTGCCAGATTTAGTAGGCTTCGGTAGAAGAACGATGGATATTTCTCCACAAGAAGCCTATGATCTGATTGTTTATCAAATTGGCGCCGTTTACGCTTTTACCAAAGCTGAAGGCGGAAAACTTCAACATGTAAAACCTCATGGTGCCCTATATAATATGGCTGCAAAAAGTCCATCTTTATCCGAGGCCATCGCTGAAGCAATCTATAAAGTTGATCCTGAATTGATTCTTTTTGGATTAGCGGGAGGAGAGCTCGTTAAAGCTGGAAAAAAAATTGGTCTCCGCTCTGCAAGTGAAGTATTTTCCGACAGAACCTATCAAGAAGACGGTTCCTTAACATCTAGACGAGAAGAAAATGCGCTAATCCACGATCAAGAAGTAGCAGTAAACCAAGTCATTCGCATCGTGAAAGAAGGAAAAGTAAAATCACTACAAGGAGTGGACGTATCAATCCAAGCCCACACCGTATGCATTCACGGCGACGGCCAAAACGCATTACAATTCGCCAAATACATCTCCACCTCCCTCCAAAACGCAGGAATCACCATAGCTAAAATCAGTAACTTCTTGGGGGTCTGA
- a CDS encoding ROK family protein — MLTRDFFNDVSEKNQVKKALYKLIHKKDSISKVELLHRFHVPNTTMTRMVAELVKRKLIRECGVAESNGGRPSVLYEVVPDAGYLVGVEIARTHVGIMLFDLSFKPVGADQFMITNKHTPEVTIKLIIEGIEHLLTQYRVDPLLGIGIGAVGPIDRKNGVIINPSAFPAKGWLNIPIVSMLKGHFDVPVVLNNGANTAALAEYHANQSLQGESLLYCISGYGIRCGFIKEGQLFYNTQGAASTFEHITIQADGRPCLCGNKGCLSSYVTFGALFDRMKEKGISPSLDQLLNSKDPAVKEIILESARYYGIGIANMINALHPDTVLLHGKLIYHDRKYYEEVVRVARNHTCMKEISIKKGSFGEKATCLGAAIFVFDQFFNE; from the coding sequence ATGTTGACTAGGGATTTTTTTAATGATGTTAGTGAAAAGAATCAAGTAAAAAAAGCTTTGTACAAGCTGATACATAAAAAGGATTCCATCTCAAAAGTAGAGTTGCTTCATCGATTTCATGTACCTAATACGACGATGACCCGGATGGTTGCAGAGCTGGTAAAAAGGAAGCTAATTCGGGAATGTGGCGTTGCTGAATCAAATGGTGGAAGACCATCTGTTCTGTATGAGGTAGTCCCTGATGCTGGGTACTTAGTGGGAGTTGAAATTGCGAGAACGCATGTGGGAATCATGTTATTTGATTTGAGCTTTAAACCGGTCGGAGCAGATCAGTTTATGATTACAAATAAACATACACCTGAAGTGACCATTAAATTAATTATAGAAGGAATTGAACATCTTTTAACACAGTATCGTGTCGATCCATTGTTAGGGATTGGAATTGGGGCAGTGGGTCCAATTGATCGAAAAAATGGAGTAATAATCAATCCTAGTGCATTTCCAGCAAAGGGTTGGCTCAATATCCCTATTGTGAGCATGCTAAAGGGTCATTTTGATGTTCCAGTTGTTCTGAATAATGGGGCTAATACAGCCGCTCTAGCTGAGTATCACGCAAATCAATCATTACAGGGAGAAAGTCTATTATATTGTATAAGTGGCTATGGTATACGCTGCGGATTTATTAAGGAGGGCCAATTATTCTATAATACACAAGGAGCGGCAAGCACATTCGAACATATAACGATTCAAGCAGATGGTAGACCGTGCTTATGTGGGAATAAGGGATGTTTAAGCTCGTATGTAACTTTCGGCGCGTTGTTTGACAGGATGAAAGAGAAAGGAATTTCTCCTTCTTTGGATCAATTATTAAATAGTAAGGATCCTGCTGTGAAGGAGATCATTTTAGAGTCAGCACGTTATTATGGAATCGGAATTGCAAATATGATCAATGCTTTGCACCCTGATACTGTATTACTGCATGGTAAATTAATTTATCATGATCGTAAGTATTATGAAGAGGTAGTGCGAGTGGCGAGAAACCATACATGTATGAAGGAAATTAGCATTAAAAAGGGATCATTTGGGGAGAAGGCAACATGTTTAGGAGCTGCTATATTCGTATTTGATCAATTTTTTAATGAATAA
- a CDS encoding GNAT family N-acetyltransferase, whose product MKTTELPKVYLRELTLNDVDDRFRWCLDKEVTKHLNMPEKYPPFSKEETKSWIKMCINKTNGYEQKAIVTEEGMHIGWIDLKNIDKLNKHAELGVAIGDKTYWGKGYGFSAMKEMLQWGFNELDLNKIWLRVEVDNEKAIKSYKRIGYVEEGILRQDRLRNGEFVDRLRMSILRHEFFC is encoded by the coding sequence ATGAAAACAACTGAATTACCGAAAGTCTATTTAAGAGAATTAACTCTAAATGATGTTGATGACCGTTTTCGATGGTGTCTTGATAAAGAAGTCACAAAGCATTTAAATATGCCAGAGAAATATCCACCTTTTAGTAAAGAAGAAACTAAGAGTTGGATTAAAATGTGCATTAACAAAACAAACGGATATGAACAAAAAGCCATCGTAACAGAAGAAGGAATGCATATCGGTTGGATAGATTTGAAAAACATAGATAAACTCAATAAACACGCCGAATTAGGAGTAGCAATAGGTGATAAAACCTACTGGGGTAAAGGTTATGGGTTCTCCGCAATGAAAGAGATGCTTCAATGGGGTTTTAATGAATTAGACCTTAACAAGATTTGGCTAAGAGTAGAAGTTGATAATGAAAAGGCAATAAAGTCTTATAAGAGAATTGGGTACGTTGAGGAAGGTATATTGAGACAAGACAGATTAAGAAATGGTGAATTTGTTGACCGTTTAAGAATGAGTATTCTTCGACACGAGTTCTTCTGTTAA
- a CDS encoding acetolactate synthase large subunit: MKASDVLVQCLENEGVEYVFGIPGKETLDIVDSLARSTKIKFINVRHEQGAAFMADVYGRLSGKAGVCLATLGPGATNLLTGISSANLDHSPVVALTGQAPFERQHSESHQYVDIVKIFEPITKWSTQIKESQSIPTTIRKAFNIANMTKPGSVVIELPEHLATQEIPNKPLPVKMIPPTIPINEIFQDALAVIRKYKKPFILIGNGVVREQAANELLTFIDALQSPAAHSFMAKGVLAKKHPQNFFTFGFSEQDLVLQGIEEADLLIVIGFDFVEALPKEWNKKKLPVLHIDSMPAENNEYYPVEVELIGSIKHILQQLNQFNIEKKAWEPFGNLREKIKQSYYIGQKISQVSPLLTIENMLAVIEAQCVENTIVISDVGSHKISIARTYQPKQPNRLILSNGLASMGIAIPGSIGAKLACPNDPVICITGDGGALMNMSEIETAKRLGLSFIIIILNDSILKLEQVMMNKKFGESFGVSFSNPDFAQLAESFGVKGKKITTFKDFEESLKKVIESPEELCLFDVCVNN, encoded by the coding sequence ATGAAAGCAAGTGATGTTCTTGTTCAATGTTTAGAAAATGAAGGGGTAGAATATGTTTTTGGTATTCCAGGGAAAGAAACTTTGGATATCGTTGATTCCTTAGCAAGGTCAACCAAAATTAAATTTATCAATGTACGTCATGAGCAAGGTGCTGCCTTTATGGCGGATGTTTACGGGAGATTATCTGGAAAAGCTGGGGTCTGCTTGGCAACCCTGGGACCTGGCGCAACCAATTTATTGACCGGGATCTCTAGTGCAAATCTGGATCATTCTCCTGTTGTTGCATTAACAGGACAAGCTCCTTTTGAAAGACAGCATAGTGAATCTCATCAGTATGTAGACATTGTAAAAATATTTGAGCCTATAACAAAATGGTCCACCCAAATCAAAGAGTCCCAATCCATCCCTACCACCATTAGGAAGGCATTTAATATTGCAAACATGACAAAGCCGGGTTCTGTTGTGATTGAGCTTCCTGAGCACTTGGCTACACAGGAGATCCCGAACAAGCCACTACCTGTAAAAATGATTCCTCCAACCATCCCAATTAATGAGATATTTCAAGATGCATTGGCTGTGATACGAAAATATAAAAAGCCGTTTATTTTGATAGGCAACGGGGTAGTAAGAGAACAAGCTGCAAATGAGCTACTAACGTTTATTGATGCTTTACAATCACCTGCTGCTCATAGTTTTATGGCAAAAGGAGTCTTGGCAAAAAAACACCCGCAAAATTTCTTTACGTTTGGATTTAGTGAGCAGGATCTTGTTTTACAAGGAATTGAGGAGGCAGATCTCTTAATTGTCATTGGTTTTGATTTTGTAGAAGCACTTCCAAAGGAGTGGAATAAAAAGAAGCTCCCTGTTCTACATATTGATTCAATGCCTGCAGAAAATAATGAATATTATCCAGTGGAAGTGGAATTAATCGGAAGTATTAAGCACATATTGCAGCAATTGAACCAGTTTAATATCGAAAAAAAGGCATGGGAACCTTTTGGAAACTTACGGGAAAAAATTAAACAATCCTATTACATTGGTCAGAAAATATCTCAAGTCTCTCCATTATTAACAATTGAAAATATGTTGGCGGTTATTGAGGCACAATGTGTGGAGAATACAATTGTTATTTCTGATGTTGGTTCACATAAAATATCAATTGCTCGAACCTATCAGCCGAAGCAACCAAATCGATTAATTCTTTCAAATGGACTTGCTTCCATGGGCATTGCTATACCAGGTTCTATTGGAGCGAAATTAGCTTGCCCTAACGATCCCGTAATTTGTATTACAGGGGATGGAGGGGCATTAATGAATATGTCTGAAATTGAAACTGCGAAACGGTTAGGTCTTTCTTTCATCATCATCATTCTTAACGATTCTATATTGAAATTGGAACAGGTGATGATGAATAAAAAGTTTGGTGAGAGCTTTGGGGTATCCTTTAGTAATCCGGATTTTGCCCAGCTTGCAGAAAGTTTCGGAGTGAAAGGGAAAAAAATAACAACTTTCAAGGATTTTGAAGAAAGCTTGAAAAAAGTCATTGAATCGCCAGAGGAGTTATGTTTATTTGATGTTTGCGTAAATAATTAG